From Daucus carota subsp. sativus chromosome 6, DH1 v3.0, whole genome shotgun sequence:
ataaaatcataaaactgaaaatattaaattgtaAGTCTAGAAGGTGGGTCATGGGTTGTCCCGGTGCAGTGCACTAGGAACCGACCTGGGAGATTTCTTGATCAGAAACCAATCCAAACACTGCCTTCACATAACAAAATCCATGTCCCATGAGGACACACAAGTAATTTACCCCACTTGGATTTCTTGAACCAAAAAACATAAACCATCTTCATCGTCCTCAGAAACCTGTTCCTGCGAAACCCTTAAAAACACAACCAAATCTTAATAAATCATCCTAAGATGAAGTCAGGTGAAACAAAGTTTTTCCAAGAATTGGTCTTGTATGCAGCTAGCGCAGCTTTTAGTTGCCTCGTTTTGTTTGTGGGTATCCGTCAGCTTGACCCGAACCGAGAGGCCTCCAAGAAAGCCCTTGAGACAAAAAAAGAGATTGCTAAGCGCCTTGGTAGGCCCCTCATTCAGACCAATTCCTATGAGGTAGTAGCATCCTACGTATTCTTATGTACTTACTTTTTTGTAAATATGTTTTGTTGTTTGCTTGATTATATGGTAAGGACTTAATTTTTATTGAAGTTATAGTGGACTGTTATATAGACTTTCGATCTTTTTTCCTCTGTTATCGAGGCTGTTATCTTTATctaaaaatttaagaataaataGGTTTGTTACTTGAATGTATATTGTAGAAAGGGTCCTTTTTAATTACACTATGGTGAAAACTATAGTACCGTATCATGATCAAATGCCAAATTTAGGAGCATGGTGACTCGGGGAGGCTTGGTGTACTTGGGTAGCTTAACTTGAATATGATTTATTATGGAAGCAGGAATTTAGAACTTGAATATTGTGATTTTACACCGTGTTAATGCATTTTGGAATTGTAGGTAAAAGAAAATGAACTAATGAAGAACTTGTGAGTTTTCTTTTATGTACCGAGTGCTTATATTGTACATATAGCTCTTGTAGGCATCCTCTatccttttcttttattaagtAAGTACTTTTGCAGTTTGAAAGTTTCGcggttttgtttttatttaactGCACAGAGCCTTTGTGGCAGTTAAAGATTCTCTGTTTCTGAAATCACAGGAATTCAATATTTGCACCCCTAGAGTGTCATTAGTAATGGTTTTTGACTAGATCCATCTTATATTTTCTGTGCTTCTAGAGGCTAAGCATACACTAAAATTTCTATCGGAGACTATAAGTTTCTGGTTGTACACTTCAACAAAAAACAATGCCAAACAACCAAGTTTCTGAGTGGCTGTTTAGCTTCATCACTAGAAAactgttttttgtttttaaaacagATAACAGTTTTCAGAAAACAGATGTGGTGTTTggccctttttaaaaaaaagttatttgaaaatatataaccaGAATATGGTTTTTTCATAacagaaaacatgaaaatgtttCTAAAAACTGAAAACAATGCCAAACGACACCTgaatcttttttaatatttttgcttttgtttttcttctgaAGTTAAACCTTCTGCTATATCTCAAACTTATTTTTCATGGGGGGcaaatgtattttatttagCACAGATTTTTATCGGGACTGTGGTGATTACAAAATTGAAGTTTCCTATTAAGTTTTAATGACATAAATCAGGTTCGTGTTTACTGACACGTTCCTTGAATTTTAATGATACGCTGCATGTTGTTGTGGCTTTGTTTTTTGACCAAGCTTAAATTTGATCTACTGCACGACAATTTGAATTTCTTTTGCTAAGAATTTCATTTCCAGGAGATTTTTtatatctttcttttcttttctcccAAGTGAATGCAACTAtcgttttctttctttttttgctaaattgcATATTTAAACCTAGCAGCCTAGCATTATGACATGCCATAGAGAGCCCCCTGGAAGGGGGGCATCTATGATTCATTATCACCTACGAGAATTTTAACATTTCTGATGCATATTATAAAGTTCATAGCATATGCTTTGACAAAAATTCATTCTCACCCTTTCATCTTATGAGTGTGTAGGATCTTGTAATTCTTGCGTCTAACTTGTCAAATAATGATTTACAGGATGTTATAGCCTGTGATGTTATTAATCCTGATAACATTGAAGTTGAATTTGATTCAATTGGAGGGCTGGAAACTATTAAGCAATCTCTGTATGAACTGGTCATTCTCCCACTTCTTAGGCCGGAGCTTTTCTCGCATGGTAAACTCCTTGGTCCACAGAAAGGTGTGTTGTTATATGGACCTCCAGGCACAGGAAAGACTATGCTCGCAAAAGCTATTGCAAAAGAGTCTGGGGCAGTTTTCATTAACGTAAGAATAGCAAATCTAATGAGCAAGTGGTTTGGTGATGCACAAAAACTTGGTGAGTGTATTTTGTCAATAATTTAGTCTTTAGTTCTATGTTGTTTCTTCTAAATTAGTTTCAAATTGAACGCGTATTTGTCTGTTCATTATGaggcttatttttttttaccttaAAATTTCTTCAAACAATCATGTTTCTTCAATTATCTTGCACTAAGTTCATCCCTACATGTATTCTAGTCCTAATATAAatgttattattgttattatatttgcAAATCATCTTGCAGTGGCTGCTGTATTTAGTTTGGCCCATAAGCTTCAGCCTGctattatatttattgatgaGGTCGACAGCTTTTTGGGCCAGCGCCGTTCCAGTGACCATGAGGCATTAACAAACATGAAGACTGAGTTCATGGCTTTATGGGATGGCTTCACTACTGATCGTATGTTCTCCCCAAACACCATTATTTAGCTTTACTTGATGTATATTTCTTGATTTAAAGTCTATCTCTCCTTTCCTCTTTCCATGTTATTGATGTGAATATTGCTCTGGGGATCAGGGAAATTTGCTTCTGTGCAATTGTTACATTTTTTATACTTAAGAGTTCTATTGCtaggattttatttatttttaatatgtttatgTAGAAAATGCAAGGGTGATGGTTCTTGCTGCCACTAATCGTCCATCAGAGCTTGATGAAGCAATACTTCGACGTCTTCCTCAGgcttttgaaattggaattccTGACCGCAGGGGAAGAGTTGAGATCTTGAAGGTTATCTTGAAGGGAGAGAGAGTGGAGAATTCAATTGACTATGATCACATAGCTGGTTTATGTGATGGGTATACTGGCTCAGATCTTCTTGAGCTCTGCAAGCAGGCTGCCTATTTTCCAATCAGGGACCTCCTTAATGCTGAAAAGAGTGGAAACGGATCTTCGGTCTGTATTCTTGTCCTTTATATTTACTTTAAGTCACactttaattgatattttactattttttccGAAGCACAAACTTTTAACTTTTACCAACCAGTAGCAGGTCAAGTAGAATGATTGTCGTACTTAGCAGTCAGTATCTCATTGTCATAAATTAGTCTCGTCCATGCATTTCAAGTTTGAATAGCGAAGTATAAACTGCTACTTAGAAATCTAATATCTGACCGTCATAAAATTTTAGACATTTTGGGAGTTAAACAGCCATGAGAGAAGTGCCCTGCATCGTAATTGATGTATTCTACACACAGGAACTCCAGTGTACTATGTGCTATATTGACTACCTATATTCACCACTTAGAGACTTAAACCCAGCTCACCGATAAAGCAGTATAAACTTTGATGTTAATTTCACTGAGGCTTAAAGTTCTTTCAGAACCAAAACTATTTGAAACAGTTTCCTTTAGCATCAGATGTATTGGATATAATAAGAAGTTTTCCCCGAACTTGGAGAAATTGTTCCAGCATAAAATTTCTTTCTGTATCAGAGACTTTTGTCTTTTATTAGGTCATGATCGAAACATAAATTAGAGTGCGAACGCACACATGCCTCTACTGAGGCTTGAACCCTCATCTTCTATTACCAAGAGGAAAGGGTTATTCGCTAAGCTATAGCCTTGCAAATTTTTTTATCTCATACTACCTAGAGACTCTTGTAGTGTCAGAGTTATTCCTAACACAAATTTATCTTGAGCTTTGGCACTGCACAACTATTGGCAACAAGAATAAAGAGGGTTCCAGCTTCTAGCACGAGATAATAGTTAACTAAGTTAAGTTTAAATAATCTTCATTATTGATGTATAAATGCAATAACTTTGGTTAGAATTCAACTTTTTGAATGGAAACTCTGTTTTTTTGGAATATGACCAATGTTTTTACAGAAGATTGTCAAAATTCTTCACTACTTTACACACTAAAATCATGGCTACAACTCTTTAGCTATGGTTTAATTGTGGTGTGGTTGCAGTAGAGGTAGCATGTATATTCTTTAATTTAGGGTAAGCAGAGGGATGACATTTTCTGAATCTAGAATATCAGCATTGGGGATCGTTGTGTTAATTGTTTTTTAGGTGGTTTAATACTGCTTTAATTCCACATTGCCAAAACTATATTGTAATTAAAAGTAAATTGTAGGATTTTGGTTAGTTTTTTGCACGTAAAAATTTAGAAATGGAATCAAAATGATGACAGAATGTTGGACTGTTGGAATAAACTTGCATTCAATAAATGTGaggattattaaaatttaagatatGATTTGTCCCCATGACATCATAGGGTTTTCACAATGATACATATAAGACATGATTATGGGAACTTAGAGGCTTAGAATATTTTACGGTCCAAGCTAGGGCTGGTAATTTTGGGTATCGGTCGGGTTTGGTTTGGGTTGGGTGGACAGACTTGGGTCAGAAATTTGACCAAACCCAAACCAGACCCAaaattttaatgggtcagaatactcaACCCAAACCTAACCCGCACAACCACGGGTCACCCGAACCTGTcccttaataatttattaatatatatatttttttgataacaaataatttaataaatgtcagtttaatcttataaattcatttatattatattaaataaaagatttcttaaattaaaatattagatgataaaatattatatatacataattttggGCAAATTTGgataaattatactccctctggcccagtcaattgtatacgtttctttttcactgctcgacacgctttttaaggctcttataaaacatagttctacaacttatttttaaaattttctttttttgtataaaaatataaatgttatacttttatacaaaaaaaaaatcttaaaaataatttacagaactatattatattgaagcattaaaatcCGTGCTGCGatcccgtcccccaatgtatactattgactgggatggagggagtattatataaaatatatgtattttttataaaaatataacattttatatttatatatccataattTCGTGTAACCCGCATTCGACCCGAAAATGACTAGCTTTATTCAGGTTAATTTTGGGTCAACCTGAAATTAACCCAATCCCGAAAATTTCTGACCCGGATTCATACTTTACGTGTTgaattcgtgtcgggttatCTGGTCGGGTCTGATTTTGCCACCCCTAGTCCAAGCTAGCAATACTTATGTACAGTAGAAAACTTTTGGTAACAAAGTTTTGGGGATTATTAACAATGTAATAATCAGTACAATGGAGTTGCAGTGACCAATGTTTCTGATAGGTGTCCAGGACGACATGCATATCTGCAAATTGTCCAACTTTTTGGGACTCTAAAATCGCTCAATTTCAATACGTGGTCTCTTTATTATATTGGTCACAGTACATCGAAAAATTAAATCTTGTTTCATCTTGTTCTAGCTATTGTCAAATGGTCATAACTTTAATGCTTCTGCCCAGGCCCCTCTTTCCGAGTCTTCAATGTATTCTATTGTTTTTCAGGAACCCAGGCCATTATCACAATTAGATCTGGAGAAAGTTCTTGCTACGACAAGAAAAACCAGGGCTGCTGCTAGTGAATACACCAGGGTAAGCTCACAGTCAACAGGATGGTCAGGCAATAATAGGGAGCCAGACGATTATCAGGTGCGAGCTGCAATTAGTGAGCTATCTAAGCTTATGGTGTCCCAAGTTTTGAATATTCAGGCCGGCGACCAAGATCCTTgagatttttattatttttgtttttatttggaACAGTGAAGATCGACATTTTACAAAGATCCTGGAAAGAGTTTTACTTGAGCGCTTGTGCCTGAAAGTATTTCAGTTTTCTGTAAATACGTCTGCATGAAGCGTATTCTCTTATACTGTTCCAGTATAGTTCGGGTctggatttttaatatatggtaGTTGAGAGTTAATGGAGGCATCCATGGTTCTCTTCTTTTACAATCCACCTTCAGTCATAATTCCACTACTTATGACATTTGTTAACAGCTTGCTTAATTATTCAATTGATTGTCCATTGTCAGTTTGATGAAGTATGTGAAGTCAGAATCCATATGCCATTCATAAATGGTGTCTGATCTTTTAgaataaattcattatttttgttgtaagaatgtttatcatatatttatatcattagtATATGGCACAAATGCTCCTGTAAATTGACACCCTCCATCTTTAGCCCGGACCTTCATTTGAGCTGGCTGTGGATTCAATAGCCCCCAAATGCCCCAATCCccattcataaaattatatttatgcagGAAAATATGCTGATTCAAGAGCCCACATAAAATTGTATTCCCGCTAAAAAATATGATACCATCCTAGTAATAACTGCGATAGGAAGATGGTAATAACtaaaatttgtaatttgatttttttttttttttgtagtaATATGAAATTTTTCAAACTAAAATTGAACTATTAGATTGAATAGCAGATCTTATTTAAGATAATCTAGgttcaatttttattaatattatattaacatcaaattttataataagaagatataaATCTCAATAGTTgtaatattattctaatttaaaattattagaaaatatagaaatatatgAACTATAAGAAAGTAACCCTGCGCGGAGAACTTTTATTCCATAAACACAACACTCTTTATTAATAAGTACAATCTTCCTAAATTAGTACTTTAGTTACACCGTATGAagtgatatataaataaaaatagttttttttttgaaaagcaagcgaaatatatatattagaaacgATCTCGGGAAGTCTTACAAGGTTGGATCCAGAGACCAACCACAAAAAGGCATAAGCTAAAAAGCCTAACAGGCTGGGGCAAGAAACCCCGAGAAAATTGCAGACGATACACTAAAACCAAAATAAGGAAACAAGAACTAGCTACTAGTAGATACTAAAATAGACTGCAAGCAGAAAATCAGACGCTTGCTGGTGGAGAACCATCCTTTGCTTTGGGAGCTGGGTCGAAGCCCATCTCTGACAGAACACTGTTCACAGACATCAGACCCATGTCCTCTAGGTCTTGAAGATTACTAGCTTTAGCACATTCCATGTTCGACAGCACTGAAGAGACTATACCAAGCGTGTCTAGGCAAGCATGATGCAGAATATCCTTTGCAAAGAGACCATTACCAATGTGAGCCTCGAGATCAAGTACTGGATTTCCAAAGACTGGGGAGAACTGGAGTAAAGCACCAGAGTCAAGAATGCTTATTGCTTTCTTAGTGAGAGAACCATTGTTGTAGAAAGCAAGTTCATCATAAGCCCTTTCTTTGCCTTTGACCGAGGTAACAAAAGAGTACACATTACCATGATCGGTTTGAACTGGAGCTGAGGGGGTATCGGTTTCAGAATCCAGAGCCCTGATTTTTAGAGGCCTTCATGCAGTAGCTCCATAGCTTCCTTGTTCCAGATCAGGGAAGAAAGAAGGAGGAAAATCCGAATAGTCTTCGCCGCATTTTCTTTTGAGAGATGGTCGAGGAGGGGAACCATCCACCACGTCACCTAACCCTAGGTTAGGGAGCAACTCGACATCAGGGCCAGCTATAACAAGCCCCATATCACGGTCCAGATAGAACTACAGGTCACCAATGACCCGTGGGCCTGGAATCTCGACAAAAGCCGTTAGGTTTTCAAGTGCATACTCAGCCATGATCCTAGCCGGATCATTCATGTGGTCGGGAACCCAAGATATGCGTCTGTCAGTGGTTCCCTCTATGTAGTGGTTGGTATGGATGGTGTTGAACAGGCGGAAACCCTCCAGTTGATCTTCAGGGATGATTACATGCTCCTGTAACCTGATGAGTTCATATATGTCCCAGTGAGAAGTTTCGATGTGAGTCAGGTGCAGCTTGTTTTTCTGGGCGTAAATGCATGCAGACTGGATGGCTGCCATGATGGCCTGCTCTTCCGAATGGTTATTAAAAGGGCCCAAAGCCCCCCAGACCTTTCCACCATGCTCATCTCTCATAAGAGCTCCAATGCTTTTTGTGTTACCCAGCAGAGAGGGTTCCTGAACTACAACACAATAGATGTTAATCTTGTGTGTGTCTTTTTCTGGGGACTCCCGGAGGTGTTCCACTGAAGTAACAGATAGGAAGAAAAAGAGAGCAAACTGAAGATGGAGTAGGAAAAGGTGGAGATTTGTAAAGGCATGCATCAGTATATGTAGTACAAAAGCCAACGGGACTGAACGCAGAGATAGTCCTTGGGAAACatgaaaagtttaaaataaacttGGAAAACCGGGAGGATATGCCCAGCCACTTCTCTATGACCTATAGGCATGCCTAGTTAAACTGATAGAACACAGCTCTATCCCATGGATATTTCACAGTACTTAATCAGAGATTTGAAAAGAAGCCCGCGAAAAGAAGCTTATAGAAGAAGGATTTGAAATCTGAATATACATAGTgcagtattttttaaaaaataccgAGATATGCTAGTTCAAATTTAAAATCACAGTAGCCACTCTTTACTGGCCCAATGAGCTATTTAAGCCCAATAACTGCAAAGCCCACTCTTGTTAACTCCATTTTGTGCCAGAGAATCAGCCTCCACATTAAGCTGAGAGGGGACAAAGTTCAGAGTAACGCATGCATGCAGAAGAGATTGTATATCAAAATCAGGACAAAGCAGAGGAAAAGAACGATCCAGTCCCTCATAAATTGCATTCATGGCCGTAACTGAGTCTGACATACCACGACCCTGCTAGTGTGTAACTCAGATTCTATAATGATTCTGAGAATATGGAGCACGGCTTCAATTTCGGCCTCATGGATATTTTTGGAGAGAGAAGGGCCAGAGAAGCAATAAAGGGTtctagatttatttttgatcaGACCGCCAATTCCTCCCCTATGAAGTCCCCTATCACAAAACGTCCAAGCCGCATCAACCATGCACACTGCATGGAACTGATCGAGACATACATTTCAATAGTTGGAGACATCAAGATGATGATGCACATTTATTGCTCCAACTGGGTTTACTTTCCACAGGGGAACATGAGAGAAAGAAATTGTCTTTGAGGCACTGCCCCATTTTGAAACCCGTAAGAATAGTAGTTCTTGCAGAACTTTTTCTGAGATGCGTACcttgttaaaaattaaatcgtTTCTAGCAAGCCAAATTGTTCACAGAGCTGCTGCCACCACCAGGTGCCAGATACATTTTATATGCTTTTGTTTATATAGATTtatgattagtccatatttttgcatatttgagtgcctattttttgtttattttcgtagtattaatcgcttatttattttatttcaggaaattgtagataaataaagaaagaagagaaaatgcaagaaaaagggagaaaaagaaaagaaaagaagaaaatcaaagaaagttggcaagtaaggggacacatggagggctatgatctacccaacacacatgGCACATGGATGGacaagatttagccaccctacccctaaaccctaaatctttAGCTATAAATCCCCcatctctttacttgtaatcatcatctttttaacctagtcttttcctagttggtaggtagtatagtgctagatcttcttttgttctctcaatttcataccatatttgtaaacactttttattttagtgcAAATTTCTTTTAGCTTGATCTtatattgtctttttaattttctCCAAGTTGTATGATTCttctaagtaccaccacatgcttttaagcttttgggaaatgaaggaTGATTAAACTTGTGATTAGTATAGATTTGTTATCTTTTGAAATAGTCAATTAAGTCCTAgcacaaaaataatttgtgttagggtttaaatttaaaatcccaaaatCATCACATTTGTCGTTCTATTAATTAAAGTGCATTTGTTTTTCACTCGAATGTTTTAGTTAATCTACTgttcttgtttttctttcttaaaGCATATAATTACCCTTTCccctgttttgttttttttgactaAATGACTCTGTTTCGTTTTACAAACAACCCATAAACCCCCTCTTCCGAGCTACTGAGTCGACTCGCTGTGTGTTCGAGTCCACCGAGTTCGTCTTTGTTATGTCTTCTTTTAACTGAGTCACTTTTACCGAGTTCTGCTGTTTTTGCCGAGTTAGTCACTGAGTCAAAGTCGAGTTTATATGCTGGTTCGAGTTAGTTTTGCTGCGAGTCTGGCTGCTGTTTTAGTCgtcttttctttgttttgtcGAGTTTGTATCATTTTGTATGTTGATTTTGTCCGAGTTTTACTGAGTTTTACTTGGCCGTTTGTTCTGTTCTTGAAGTTTTGCTTGCTGCTTTAGTTGTAGTTTTCGAGTCATGTGTTAGAGTCCGAGTTATAGTCTGTAATTGGCTGAGTCAGTTCCGAGTTCGATGTCCTTGCGTCCGTTTCTGTGTTTTCTTTTTCCAGTTCTTGAATCGTTTTCTGTCGAGTCTGTTCCGAGTTCAGTACCGAGCCGAGTATGTTTTGTCCAGTAGATGCGGTagaatttttgattattttgttaGGTGGAGTGTTTTGGTTTTGACCGAGTCAGCTGCCTGTTCTGTTATTAAGTTTGTATCAATTCTGTGTCGAGAGTATTTGATGGCTGAGTC
This genomic window contains:
- the LOC108224277 gene encoding uncharacterized protein LOC108224277 isoform X2, whose product is MKSGETKFFQELVLYAASAAFSCLVLFVGIRQLDPNREASKKALETKKEIAKRLGRPLIQTNSYEDVIACDVINPDNIEVEFDSIGGLETIKQSLYELVILPLLRPELFSHGKLLGPQKGVLLYGPPGTGKTMLAKAIAKESGAVFINVRIANLMSKWFGDAQKLVAAVFSLAHKLQPAIIFIDEVDSFLGQRRSSDHEALTNMKTEFMALWDGFTTDQNARVMVLAATNRPSELDEAILRRLPQAFEIGIPDRRGRVEILKVILKGERVENSIDYDHIAGLCDGYTGSDLLELCKQAAYFPIRDLLNAEKSGNGSSEPRPLSQLDLEKVLATTRKTRAAASEYTRVSSQSTGWSGNNREPDDYQ
- the LOC108224277 gene encoding uncharacterized protein LOC108224277 isoform X1 produces the protein MKSGETKFFQELVLYAASAAFSCLVLFVGIRQLDPNREASKKALETKKEIAKRLGRPLIQTNSYEDVIACDVINPDNIEVEFDSIGGLETIKQSLYELVILPLLRPELFSHGKLLGPQKGVLLYGPPGTGKTMLAKAIAKESGAVFINVRIANLMSKWFGDAQKLVAAVFSLAHKLQPAIIFIDEVDSFLGQRRSSDHEALTNMKTEFMALWDGFTTDQNARVMVLAATNRPSELDEAILRRLPQAFEIGIPDRRGRVEILKVILKGERVENSIDYDHIAGLCDGYTGSDLLELCKQAAYFPIRDLLNAEKSGNGSSEPRPLSQLDLEKVLATTRKTRAAASEYTRVSSQSTGWSGNNREPDDYQVRAAISELSKLMVSQVLNIQAGDQDP